The Streptomyces sp. NBC_00775 genome includes the window ACCGGTGTGTCCTCGAACGTGTCCGGGACGGGCTCGTTGACCATCATGCGGGTGACGCTCCGATCCGCGACGAGGGGCCGACGGTGAGCACATGCGCACCGCCCGGTCCCAGACGCACATAGTTGGCCCTGCCCCAGTGGTAGGTCTCGCCGGTGAGCTCGTCGCGCACCGGCACCGACTTGTCCCAGTCCAGGCCGATGTGCCGCATGTCCAACGAGACCGTGCCGTCCTGGGTGTGGTGAGGATCGAGGTTCGCCACCACCACAACCGTGTCGTCGCCCGTGCGCTTGCTGTACGCGATGAGGGCGTCGTTGTCCGCCGAGTGGAAGTGGAGGTTCCTGAGCTCGTGCAGGGCCTTGTGACGCCGTCTGATCCGGTTCAGCCGGGTGATCAGCGGCGCGATCGACCTGCCCTCGCGTTCGGCCGACGTCCAGTCGCGCGGCCGCAGCTGGTACTTCTCGGAGTCGAGATACTCCTCGCTGTCCTGCTTGACGGGGGTGTTCTCGCACAGCTCGTATCCGGAGTACATCCCCCACGCCGGTGAGAGAGTCGCGGCGAGCACGGCCCGTACCTCGAAGGCCGGCCGACCCCCACGCTGGAGGTAGCCGGGCAGGATGTCGGGGGTGTTGACGAAGAAGTTGGGGCGCATGAACGCGGCCGTCTCACCGGAGAGTTCGGTGAGATAGCCGGTCAGCTCCTCCTTGGTGTCGCGCCAGGTGAAGTACGTGTACGACTGCTGGAAACCGACCGTCGCGAGCCGGTGCATGATCGCCGGGCGGGTGAACGCCTCCGCCAGGAAGATCACGTCCGGGTCGATGCGGTTGATCTCGGCGATGACCCGCTCCCAGAACACCACCGGCTTGGTGTGCGGATTGTCGACGCGGAAGATGCGGACGCCGTGATCCATCCAGAAGCGCAGCAGCCGTACGGTCTCGGCTATCAGCCCCGGCATGTCCTCGTCGAAGGCGATCGGATAGATGTCCTGGTACTTCTTCGGCGGGTTCTCGGCGTACGCGATCGTGCCGTCCGGCCGGTGGTGGAACCACTCGGGGTGCTTCTCCACCCACGGATGGTCGGGGGAGCACTGGAGGGCGAAGTCGAGGGCGACTTCGAGGTTCAGGTCCGCTGCCCGGCGTACGAACGCGTCGAAGTCGTCGATCGTGCCCAGATCCGGGTGGACGGTGTCGTGGCCGCCCTCCGGGGAGCCGATCGCCCAGGGCACACCGACATCCGAACAGCTCGCCGACAGGCTGTTGTTGGGGCCCTTGCGGAAGGTCGTGCCGATGGGGTGGACCGGGGGCAGGTAGACGACGTCGAAGCCCATCTCCGCGATGGCGGGCAGGCGTTCGGCGGCCGTACGGAAGGTGCCGTGCACCGGCGGGACCGGCCGTCCGTTCTCCGACAGCCCGCTCTCGGGCTGCCCGTTCTCCGACCGGGGGAAGAACTCGTACCACGCGCCGTACAGCGCCCGTTTCCGTTCCACGAGCAGGGGCAACGGCAGTGAGCGGGTGAGTCGTTCACGCAGCGGGTGCTCGGCGAGGGCGGAGTCCACTTCCTGGGTGAGGGCGGCCGCGAGTCGGGCGGCCGGTGGCCGGGACTCGTCGCGCAGGGCGTTCGCGGCGGCCAGCACCACGTCCCGGCCCGTCGGCTCCGGTACTCCCGCGGCGGCGCGCTCGTACAGGGCGGCGCCCTCCTCCAGGGTCAGCCCGAGGTCGATCCCGGCCGGGACCTTGATCTCGGCGGCGCGGCGCCAGGCGGCGACGGGGTCGCTCCAGGCCTCCACCAGATAGGTCCAGTGGCCGATTTCGTCCGGTGTGACGTGCGCGCCCCATCGGTCGCTGCCGGGGGTGAGTTCGCGCATCGGCGTCCACGGGCCGAGGCGGCCGCTCGGGTCGCGCAGCACGACATTGGCGGCGACCGCGTCCTGGCCCTCGCCGAAGACGGTGGCGGTGACCTCGAAGGTCTCGCCGGCGACCGCCTTCGCGGGGCGGCTGCCGTACTCGACGACCGGACGGACATCCACGATCGGGATGCGGCCGGTGTCCGGGGTTGTGTCCATGGGTTTCGCCTCCGCCGTCGTTGAGCCCAACCCGCGGTTGGGATCCGCGTCACGCCGAACCGGTTCAGATCCGTGCCGGAACATCCCGCAGATAGTGCTCGGCGGCGTCCGCGGCCTCCCGCGCGCAGCGCTTCCCCATCAGGACGCACAGGGTGTACCCGGTGTTCTCGAAAT containing:
- a CDS encoding alpha-1,4-glucan--maltose-1-phosphate maltosyltransferase translates to MDTTPDTGRIPIVDVRPVVEYGSRPAKAVAGETFEVTATVFGEGQDAVAANVVLRDPSGRLGPWTPMRELTPGSDRWGAHVTPDEIGHWTYLVEAWSDPVAAWRRAAEIKVPAGIDLGLTLEEGAALYERAAAGVPEPTGRDVVLAAANALRDESRPPAARLAAALTQEVDSALAEHPLRERLTRSLPLPLLVERKRALYGAWYEFFPRSENGQPESGLSENGRPVPPVHGTFRTAAERLPAIAEMGFDVVYLPPVHPIGTTFRKGPNNSLSASCSDVGVPWAIGSPEGGHDTVHPDLGTIDDFDAFVRRAADLNLEVALDFALQCSPDHPWVEKHPEWFHHRPDGTIAYAENPPKKYQDIYPIAFDEDMPGLIAETVRLLRFWMDHGVRIFRVDNPHTKPVVFWERVIAEINRIDPDVIFLAEAFTRPAIMHRLATVGFQQSYTYFTWRDTKEELTGYLTELSGETAAFMRPNFFVNTPDILPGYLQRGGRPAFEVRAVLAATLSPAWGMYSGYELCENTPVKQDSEEYLDSEKYQLRPRDWTSAEREGRSIAPLITRLNRIRRRHKALHELRNLHFHSADNDALIAYSKRTGDDTVVVVANLDPHHTQDGTVSLDMRHIGLDWDKSVPVRDELTGETYHWGRANYVRLGPGGAHVLTVGPSSRIGASPA